From Eleftheria terrae, the proteins below share one genomic window:
- the hemB gene encoding porphobilinogen synthase, with the protein MSFPVSFPSARPRRLRRDDHTRRLVREHRLSADDLIYPVFVIDGHSQVQEVVSMPGVQRMSLDRLYPVAEECVALGIPVLALFPAIEPSLKTEDGREAYNPEGLIPRAVRELKRRFPSLGILTDVALDPYTSHGQDGLLDETGYILNDETVAVLTRQALAHDEAGVDIVAPSDMMDGRIGAIRQALEARGSVHTRIMAYSAKYASAFYGPFRDAVGTRGALGKSDKKVYQMDPGNSDEALREVAMDIAEGADMVMVKPGMPYLDIVRRVKDEFRVPTFAYQVSGEYAMLKAAAANGWLDHDAVMMESLLAFKRAGADGVLTYFAIEAARVLRR; encoded by the coding sequence TTGAGCTTTCCCGTCTCTTTCCCCTCTGCACGCCCGCGGCGCCTGCGTCGTGACGACCACACCCGCCGCCTCGTGCGCGAGCACCGGCTGTCGGCCGATGACCTGATCTACCCGGTGTTCGTCATCGACGGTCATTCACAAGTGCAGGAAGTCGTGTCCATGCCCGGCGTGCAGCGCATGAGCCTCGACCGGCTGTATCCGGTGGCCGAAGAGTGCGTGGCGCTGGGCATCCCGGTGCTGGCCTTGTTCCCCGCCATCGAGCCCTCGCTGAAGACCGAGGACGGCCGCGAGGCCTACAACCCCGAGGGCCTGATCCCCCGCGCGGTGCGCGAGCTCAAGCGGCGCTTTCCCTCGCTCGGCATCCTGACCGACGTGGCGCTCGACCCCTACACCAGCCACGGCCAGGACGGGCTGCTCGACGAGACTGGCTACATCCTCAACGACGAGACCGTGGCGGTGCTGACCCGCCAGGCGCTCGCGCATGACGAGGCGGGCGTGGACATCGTCGCGCCGAGCGACATGATGGACGGGCGCATCGGCGCAATCCGCCAGGCGCTGGAGGCGCGCGGCTCGGTGCACACCCGCATCATGGCCTACAGCGCCAAGTATGCGAGCGCCTTCTACGGCCCCTTCCGCGATGCGGTGGGCACGCGCGGCGCGCTGGGCAAGAGCGACAAGAAGGTCTACCAGATGGACCCGGGCAACTCCGACGAGGCGCTGCGCGAGGTGGCGATGGACATCGCCGAAGGCGCGGACATGGTGATGGTCAAGCCCGGCATGCCCTACCTCGACATCGTGCGCCGCGTGAAGGACGAGTTCCGCGTGCCGACCTTCGCCTACCAGGTGAGCGGCGAGTACGCCATGCTGAAGGCCGCCGCGGCCAATGGCTGGCTGGACCACGACGCGGTGATGATGGAGTCGCTGCTGGCCTTCAAGCGCGCTGGCGCCGACGGGGTGCTGACCTATTTCGCGATCGAGGCGGCCCGCGTCCTGCGCCGCTAA
- a CDS encoding CopD family protein, with amino-acid sequence MLWIKALHIVFVASWFAGLFYLPRIFVNLAMVPPDSHAERERLLLMAHKLYRFMSLLMVPALGFGLWLWLYYGIGRGGSGNGWLHAKLAIVVALVGYHHYCRRLLREFEQLSNRRSHTWFRWFNEAPVLGLLLAVVLVVVKPF; translated from the coding sequence ATGCTCTGGATCAAAGCCCTGCACATCGTCTTCGTGGCCAGCTGGTTCGCCGGCCTGTTCTACCTGCCGCGCATCTTCGTGAACCTGGCGATGGTGCCGCCCGACAGCCATGCCGAGCGTGAACGCCTGCTGCTGATGGCCCACAAGCTCTACCGCTTCATGAGCCTGCTGATGGTACCCGCGCTGGGCTTCGGCCTGTGGCTGTGGCTCTACTACGGCATCGGCCGCGGGGGCAGCGGCAATGGCTGGCTGCACGCCAAGCTGGCCATCGTCGTGGCACTGGTCGGCTACCACCACTACTGCCGCCGCCTGCTGCGCGAGTTCGAGCAGCTGAGCAACCGCCGCAGCCACACCTGGTTCCGCTGGTTCAACGAAGCACCGGTGCTGGGCCTGCTGCTCGCGGTGGTGCTGGTGGTGGTCAAGCCCTTCTGA